A genomic region of Sideroxydans sp. CL21 contains the following coding sequences:
- the ispF gene encoding 2-C-methyl-D-erythritol 2,4-cyclodiphosphate synthase: MRIGQGFDVHQLVAGRKLVIGGVDIPYEKGLLGHSDADVLLHAICDALLGAAALGDIGKHFADTDAKYKDIDSRLLLRDVARKIEAAGFRIGNVDATIIAQAPKMAPHIPQMITNIAADLGIAHNAVNVKATTTEQLGYTGRGEGIAAQAVALLLV; encoded by the coding sequence ATGCGTATCGGACAAGGTTTCGACGTTCACCAACTGGTTGCGGGACGCAAACTCGTTATCGGCGGGGTGGATATTCCATATGAAAAGGGGCTGCTCGGCCATTCCGATGCGGATGTGCTGCTGCACGCCATCTGCGACGCGCTGCTGGGTGCGGCGGCGCTGGGCGATATCGGCAAGCACTTCGCCGATACCGATGCGAAATACAAGGATATCGACAGCAGGCTTTTGTTGCGCGATGTCGCTCGAAAGATTGAGGCGGCCGGGTTCCGTATCGGCAACGTGGACGCCACCATCATCGCGCAGGCGCCGAAGATGGCACCGCATATCCCGCAGATGATCACCAACATCGCAGCCGATCTCGGTATCGCCCATAACGCGGTGAACGTGAAGGCGACGACGACCGAGCAACTCGGTTACACCGGGCGCGGCGAAGGAATTGCTGCGCAGGCAGTGGCACTGCTGCTGGTCTGA
- the tsaB gene encoding tRNA (adenosine(37)-N6)-threonylcarbamoyltransferase complex dimerization subunit type 1 TsaB gives MDILAIETSTEYCSAALWRDGKVNERCELVGQKHSEVLMAMLDAVLQDSGCRIQDIDGIAFGKGPGSFTGVRIACGVAQGLAFGADVKVVGVCTLEALAQASGQDKVVAALDARMGELYLAAYEKRNDRWIEVVAPCLCRADTAPEVDGDGWFGAGSGFAVSQAALSARYGKQLSGMDAQLVPRAAAIAQIAAVEFAKGNAVDAALALPLYLRDKVALKTREREDARAGAAAARTGL, from the coding sequence ATGGATATCCTCGCGATTGAGACCTCCACCGAGTATTGCTCGGCTGCGCTGTGGCGGGACGGCAAGGTGAACGAACGCTGCGAACTGGTGGGGCAGAAACACTCCGAAGTGCTGATGGCGATGCTGGATGCAGTATTGCAGGATTCGGGATGCAGGATTCAGGATATAGATGGCATTGCGTTCGGCAAAGGGCCGGGATCCTTTACCGGGGTGCGTATCGCCTGCGGCGTCGCTCAAGGTTTGGCATTCGGCGCCGATGTGAAAGTTGTCGGGGTGTGCACGCTGGAAGCGCTGGCTCAGGCCAGCGGACAGGACAAAGTCGTCGCGGCGCTAGATGCGCGCATGGGCGAGTTGTATCTCGCCGCGTACGAGAAGCGAAACGACCGATGGATCGAGGTGGTCGCGCCCTGCCTGTGCAGGGCGGACACGGCCCCAGAGGTCGACGGGGATGGCTGGTTCGGTGCAGGCAGCGGCTTTGCGGTGAGCCAGGCGGCGTTATCGGCACGTTACGGCAAGCAGTTGTCCGGCATGGATGCGCAGCTAGTGCCCCGGGCCGCTGCTATCGCGCAGATCGCAGCCGTCGAATTTGCCAAAGGCAATGCGGTGGATGCGGCGCTGGCGCTGCCGCTCTATCTGCGCGACAAGGTCGCGCTGAAGACCAGGGAACGCGAGGACGCCCGTGCCGGAGCCGCTGCAGCGCGGACGGGTCTTTGA
- the rimI gene encoding ribosomal protein S18-alanine N-acetyltransferase yields the protein MILRDMTGADLDAVLRIEREVHTHPWTPGNFSDALRSKYQCKVFEADGVILGYAVLMLAVDESELLDIAIDAGHQRQGWGRKLLDEIMALARHFGMHRMVLEVRASNKAAIALYRKAGFGDIGLRRDYYQAQNGREDAILMGREL from the coding sequence ATGATTCTGCGCGACATGACCGGGGCCGATCTGGATGCTGTGCTGCGCATCGAGCGCGAGGTGCATACGCATCCCTGGACACCGGGAAATTTCAGCGATGCCCTGCGCAGCAAATATCAGTGCAAAGTCTTCGAAGCCGACGGAGTCATACTCGGTTATGCGGTGCTGATGCTGGCGGTAGACGAATCCGAGCTGCTCGACATCGCGATCGATGCCGGGCACCAGCGCCAGGGCTGGGGGCGGAAATTATTGGACGAAATAATGGCGCTGGCGCGCCACTTTGGCATGCATCGCATGGTGCTGGAAGTGCGTGCAAGCAACAAGGCAGCGATCGCGCTTTACCGCAAGGCCGGATTTGGCGATATCGGATTGCGCCGGGACTATTACCAGGCGCAGAATGGGCGCGAAGATGCAATTCTGATGGGGCGGGAACTGTGA
- a CDS encoding uracil-DNA glycosylase: MNIRDEAALRELNLYPLWVRRGIPAAVEAVPATSASVAESQAAAPVPDEVISKPTEDQTDTRQSAAGFAKPVPSADEGLNPSGLSLLNWTGLKQKVRDCTACKLRVGCSRTVFGVGDENADWLFVGEGPGADEDAQGEPFVGQAGKLLDNMLAAINLKRGSNVYIANVVKCRPPNNRTPEPDEIATCMPYLQQQIALIKPKLVVALGKTAATSLLGRDATLGSLRGTIHDYHGTPLIVTYHPAYLLRSPAEKAKAWQDLCFAQQRMMT; encoded by the coding sequence GTGAATATTCGAGACGAAGCTGCTCTGCGCGAACTCAATCTTTACCCGCTGTGGGTGCGGCGCGGGATACCTGCAGCGGTTGAAGCCGTACCCGCGACTTCTGCTTCAGTGGCGGAATCGCAAGCAGCTGCTCCGGTTCCCGACGAAGTAATAAGCAAGCCGACTGAAGACCAAACCGATACCCGGCAGTCTGCTGCGGGTTTCGCGAAGCCTGTCCCGAGCGCAGACGAAGGGCTCAACCCGTCCGGCTTAAGCCTCCTGAATTGGACTGGACTCAAGCAAAAAGTCCGCGACTGTACCGCCTGCAAGCTGCGTGTCGGCTGTTCGCGGACGGTGTTCGGTGTGGGCGATGAGAATGCCGACTGGCTGTTCGTCGGCGAAGGTCCCGGCGCCGACGAGGATGCACAGGGCGAGCCGTTCGTGGGGCAGGCCGGCAAGTTGCTCGACAACATGCTGGCGGCGATCAATCTGAAGCGCGGCAGCAATGTGTACATTGCCAACGTCGTAAAATGCCGTCCGCCCAACAATCGCACCCCGGAGCCGGACGAGATCGCCACCTGTATGCCCTATCTGCAACAGCAGATCGCCCTGATCAAACCGAAACTTGTCGTTGCATTGGGCAAGACCGCCGCAACGTCCTTGCTCGGACGCGATGCGACGCTCGGTTCGTTGCGCGGCACAATCCACGACTACCATGGAACGCCCCTTATCGTCACCTATCACCCCGCTTACCTGCTGCGCAGTCCGGCTGAAAAAGCCAAGGCCTGGCAGGATCTGTGTTTCGCACAACAGAGGATGATGACGTGA
- a CDS encoding PAS domain S-box protein: MKFSDIKFSDIGLSARITFWALLLVVAGGLLWMNKDLENDREVYLSERSADLKMDIHLEQVRLTQSIDSLRQDVLFLASLPSVSGIVRASANNGIDPRDKSTYAEWEVRLQEILAAFLRAHPEYYQASYIGAAGEGRELVQVENRDGHVVVAPHDALQARGDRDYFKAGLMLTAGRVYLSDFAPDLEQGGTQELHRPALHAVTTVFDASGRVFGMVVINKDVHSLFASISEGLPSAVQSYMADQYGHYLFHADAKSSEPGGKDNVAGDFPALKPMFEPQTKHNDPSFQTVSDGNGGYLAAERVYFDVSDPSRFLLLACHLPANAAVQGFKEISQPDLVDTMLVMLLVGVVFMLVLRRTFSPLNRITVAAHEIAAGNRSVRLEETGKGEIRKLAKALNTMLDKLSDSDQIKQESVFRKELIEALPGVFYMIDAQGRFLLWNHNLERVLQLGPEEMAASHPLDFFGGEDKSNIERTIRQVFAKGDGEVEAELVSKDGTRTPYHLNGRRVERDGAPVLVGLGLDITRQRESLREAKTQLRRNQTLMRNSMEGIHVLDIDGNVLEANDAFCSMLGYTREEILQLNVRDWDVHYPAEELRARISSFIGRSDMFDTMHRRKDGSVIDVEICVNGVVIDDKAYLFASSRDITERKKLQIAQQRYKQVIDAAMDGYWMVNTDGILEEVNEAYANMSGYTMRELVGMHISQLDANENEAEVRVHTDRLMAQGYGRFESQHRRKDGRVFDVEVSVTFLPEAGKFFVFSHNITLRKQAEQALRVAAATFEMHEAILITDAQASIVRVNSAFTDITGYSSEDVIGKNPRIMSSGRHDKAFYAALWGQILDTGSWAGEIWDRRKNGEIYPKWMTITAVKNQRGETTQYVAIFSDITERKRAEEEIRNLAFYDALTQLANRRLFIERFQTALATSVRYGGHGAILFVDLDRFKHLNDTLGHDYGDLLLIEVAARIKSCVREVDTVARFGGDEFVVLLENISGDGLDASHKAGGVAEKIREALSQPYHLNGQECHSSPSIGISLYHGNEESMDALIRQADAAMYQAKEAGRNNVRFYDAQMQQNWETQPLTVPD; encoded by the coding sequence GTGAAATTCAGCGACATCAAATTCAGCGACATCGGCCTTTCCGCGCGCATCACCTTCTGGGCTTTGCTGCTCGTGGTGGCCGGTGGGTTGCTGTGGATGAACAAGGATTTGGAGAATGACCGGGAAGTCTATCTCAGCGAGCGCAGTGCCGACCTCAAGATGGATATTCATCTTGAGCAAGTGCGACTGACCCAGTCCATCGACTCGCTGCGTCAGGATGTGCTGTTCCTGGCTTCTCTGCCGTCTGTCTCCGGGATCGTGCGTGCCAGCGCGAACAATGGGATCGATCCCCGCGACAAATCAACCTATGCCGAATGGGAGGTGCGTCTGCAAGAGATTCTTGCCGCCTTTCTGCGTGCACATCCGGAATATTATCAGGCGAGTTATATCGGCGCGGCAGGCGAGGGGCGGGAGCTGGTGCAGGTGGAAAACCGCGACGGGCATGTTGTGGTGGCACCGCACGACGCATTACAAGCCAGGGGTGACCGGGATTATTTCAAAGCGGGTCTGATGCTGACTGCTGGTCGTGTGTATCTTTCCGATTTTGCTCCCGATCTTGAACAGGGTGGAACTCAAGAATTGCATCGCCCAGCTTTACATGCCGTCACGACAGTGTTCGATGCGAGCGGTCGCGTATTCGGCATGGTGGTGATTAACAAGGATGTGCACTCGTTGTTTGCCTCCATCTCGGAGGGGCTGCCGTCTGCAGTGCAGAGTTATATGGCCGATCAGTACGGGCACTATCTGTTTCATGCGGATGCCAAGTCTTCGGAGCCGGGTGGCAAGGACAATGTCGCCGGGGATTTTCCGGCGCTCAAACCGATGTTCGAGCCGCAGACCAAACACAATGACCCGTCGTTCCAGACTGTAAGCGATGGCAATGGCGGCTATCTGGCAGCAGAGCGCGTGTACTTCGATGTCAGCGATCCTTCGCGATTCCTGTTGTTGGCCTGTCATCTACCCGCGAATGCCGCCGTCCAGGGATTCAAAGAGATTTCGCAGCCCGACCTGGTGGATACGATGCTGGTGATGCTGCTGGTGGGCGTTGTGTTCATGCTGGTTTTGCGCCGCACCTTCTCTCCGCTCAATCGTATAACCGTTGCCGCTCACGAGATTGCTGCCGGAAATCGAAGTGTTCGTTTGGAAGAAACGGGCAAGGGCGAGATCCGCAAGCTTGCCAAGGCACTGAATACCATGCTGGACAAGTTGTCGGACAGCGATCAGATCAAACAGGAGAGCGTGTTCCGCAAAGAGCTGATTGAAGCGCTGCCCGGTGTCTTTTATATGATCGATGCGCAGGGACGTTTTCTGCTGTGGAACCACAATCTGGAACGGGTGCTGCAACTCGGCCCGGAAGAGATGGCGGCCAGTCACCCGCTGGATTTCTTCGGCGGGGAAGATAAATCCAATATCGAGCGCACGATCCGTCAGGTGTTTGCAAAAGGCGACGGAGAGGTGGAAGCGGAGCTGGTCTCGAAGGATGGCACGAGGACGCCGTACCATTTGAACGGGCGGCGCGTGGAACGAGATGGTGCGCCAGTGCTGGTCGGACTGGGTTTGGATATCACCCGGCAGCGCGAGAGTCTGCGCGAGGCTAAAACCCAGTTGCGGCGGAATCAGACGCTGATGCGAAACTCAATGGAAGGTATCCATGTGTTGGATATCGATGGCAATGTGCTTGAGGCCAACGATGCCTTCTGCAGCATGCTGGGTTACACGCGGGAAGAGATTCTGCAGCTCAATGTGCGTGACTGGGACGTTCATTACCCGGCAGAGGAATTGCGTGCACGGATCAGCTCGTTCATCGGCAGGAGCGACATGTTCGATACGATGCACCGGCGCAAAGACGGCAGCGTGATTGATGTCGAGATTTGCGTCAATGGGGTGGTGATCGATGACAAGGCCTACCTGTTTGCCTCCAGCAGGGATATCACCGAACGCAAGAAGCTGCAGATTGCCCAGCAAAGATACAAGCAGGTGATCGACGCTGCAATGGATGGCTACTGGATGGTCAATACGGACGGCATCCTGGAAGAGGTCAACGAGGCCTATGCCAACATGTCCGGCTACACCATGCGTGAGCTGGTGGGCATGCACATCAGCCAGCTGGATGCGAACGAAAACGAGGCTGAAGTCAGGGTGCATACCGACAGGCTCATGGCGCAGGGATACGGCCGCTTCGAGTCGCAGCACCGGCGCAAGGACGGTCGCGTGTTCGATGTGGAAGTGTCGGTAACTTTCCTGCCGGAAGCAGGGAAGTTCTTTGTGTTCAGCCACAACATCACGTTGCGCAAGCAGGCCGAGCAGGCGTTGCGTGTGGCTGCGGCGACCTTCGAGATGCATGAGGCCATACTCATCACCGATGCCCAGGCCAGCATCGTCCGCGTCAACAGCGCATTCACCGACATCACCGGCTATTCGTCCGAGGATGTGATCGGCAAAAATCCGCGCATCATGAGTTCGGGGCGCCATGACAAGGCGTTTTACGCCGCACTGTGGGGGCAGATACTGGATACGGGTTCCTGGGCGGGAGAGATATGGGACAGGCGCAAGAACGGCGAGATCTACCCGAAATGGATGACCATCACCGCCGTGAAGAACCAGCGCGGCGAGACGACGCAATACGTTGCCATCTTCAGCGATATCACAGAGCGCAAACGGGCAGAGGAAGAGATACGCAATCTGGCGTTCTACGACGCACTGACGCAGTTGGCCAACCGCCGTTTGTTCATTGAGCGCTTCCAGACTGCGTTGGCAACCTCGGTGCGTTACGGCGGGCATGGGGCGATCCTGTTCGTCGACCTGGACCGTTTCAAGCATCTGAACGACACGCTCGGGCACGATTACGGCGACCTGTTGCTGATCGAAGTGGCGGCGCGCATCAAGTCGTGCGTGCGCGAAGTGGACACGGTGGCCCGTTTCGGCGGGGACGAATTCGTCGTGCTGCTGGAGAATATCAGCGGGGACGGGCTGGATGCGTCCCACAAGGCGGGTGGGGTGGCAGAGAAGATACGCGAAGCGCTGTCGCAGCCCTATCACCTGAACGGGCAGGAATGCCATAGCTCGCCCAGTATTGGTATCAGCCTGTACCACGGCAATGAAGAATCGATGGACGCCCTGATCAGGCAGGCCGATGCCGCGATGTATCAGGCAAAAGAGGCGGGACGCAACAATGTGCGTTTTTACGACGCCCAGATGCAGCAAAACTGGGAGACGCAGCCCCTGACGGTCCCAGATTAG